A region from the Cannabis sativa cultivar Pink pepper isolate KNU-18-1 chromosome 9, ASM2916894v1, whole genome shotgun sequence genome encodes:
- the LOC115723207 gene encoding beta-glucuronosyltransferase GlcAT14B — MLRKKKRKISYYKSKERQRKKQTRENRILVRSKSKSVSKHQTMQSQHQTTSHHPPLPPSSSSSSFKLSSTAILKDPKTTLSVVLATSLFSLVFFLSLFSSSSSSTIHRPEPDPFLFPKTQTHFHNAQNPSDPPPPPSIAYLISGSTGDSARIIRLLSATYHPRNRYLLHLDRFASRAERDRLAVNVQSVPIFNAAQNVDVIGKADFVYPKGSSSLSFTLHGASMLLRLASNWDWFISLNAGDYPLVTQDDLLHILSYLPKSLNFVSHSSYIGWRESKKLKPIIVDPGLYLSEKSSMFYASQKRELPNAYKLFTGSSFAIYSRNLIEFCILGTDNLPRTLLMYFSNTPSALSSYFPTILCNSRQFNKTIVNHNLQYANFDKPPKEEPRKVIPDDFDPMIQSGAAFASKFNLNDPLLDRIDQEILSRGRGDVVPGGWCLGEPRNSTCSVWGDADVLRPGLGAKRLEKLIVKLLSNGTSTTNRCIFE; from the exons atgttaagaaaaaaaaaaagaaaaatcagttaCTATAAAAGCAAAGAAAGACAAAGAAAAAAGCAAACACGAGAAAATCGAATCCTTGTCCGGTCCAAATCTAAATCCGTTTCCAAACACCAAACAATGCAATCCCAACACCAAACGACGTCGCATCATCCTCCTCTTCCTCCGTCGTCGTCGTCTTCGTCGTTCAAGCTCTCTTCCACGGCGATTCTCAAAGACCCAAAAACAACACTCTCTGTAGTCTTAGCAacttctctcttctctctcgttttctttctctctctcttctcttcttcttcttcttctactatTCACAGACCCGAACCCGACCCGTTTCTCTTCCCCAAAACCCAGACCCATTTCCACAACGCCCAAAACCCTTCCGATCCTCCTCCTCCGCCTTCGATTGCTTACCTTATTTCTGGTTCCACTGGAGATTCGGCTCGGATTATTCGTTTGCTTTCTGCTACTTATCATCCTAGAAACCGTTATCTTCTTCATTTGGATCGATTTGCTTCTCGTGCTGAGAGGGATCGTCTTGCCGTTAATGTTCAGTCCGTTCCTATTTTTAATGCTGCTCAGAATGTTGATGTGATTGGAAAAGCTGATTTTGTTTACCCTAAAGGATCTTCGTCTCTTTCGTTTACTCTTCATGGTGCTTCTATGCTTCTTAGGTTGGCTTCGAATTGGGATTGGTTTATCAGTCTCAATGCCGGTGATTACCCACTCGTTACTCAGGATG ATCTTCTTCACATTTTGTCTTACTTGCCAAAAAGTCTCAACTTTGTGAGTCATTCAAGCTACATTGGCTGGAGAGA GTCTAAGAAGTTAAAACCCATAATTGTAGATCCAGGGCTTTATTTATCAGAGAAATCATCAATGTTTTATGCTTCACAAAAGAGGGAACTGCCTAATGCTTATAAACTATTTACAG GTTCATCGTTTGCCATTTACAGCCGTAATCTTATTGAATTCTGCATTCTAGGTACGGATAACCTCCCTAGAACTCTGTTGATGTATTTTTCCAACACACCTTCAGCACTTTCCAGCTACTTCCCCACCATTTTATGCAATTCTCGACAGTTCAACAAAACCATTGTAAACCACAACCTACAATATGCCAACTTCGACAAACCCCCAAAGGAGGAGCCCCGTAAGGTCATTCCCGATGACTTTGATCCAATGATTCAAAGTGGGGCAGCCTTCGCTTCTAAATTCAACCTGAATGATCCATTACTTGACCGTATCGACCAAGAAATTTTAAGCCGAGGCAGAGGTGATGTCGTGCCTGGTGGCTGGTGCTTAGGTGAGCCTAGAAACAGCACGTGCTCGGTATGGGGAGATGCTGATGTTCTGAGGCCTGGTCTAGGTGCGAAAAGACTCGAGAAACTTATTGTTAAGCTGCTCTCTAACGGTACCTCAACAACTAATAGATGCATATTTGAATGA